CGATCGGTTGAAAGAAAATTGGCAATGGCCGGGAAGAAGGGCGTAAAATGCATTGCTTTGCCGCCCCTTATACGAAAAATAGATCCCTTGAAGGATTTTCGAACCTTTGTTTGGCTGTACAGGTTGATAAGGCGAGAAAAACCCATTATCGTGCACACCCACACTTCCAAAGCCGGTCTTCTGGGCCGATGGGCTGCCTGTATCGCCGGTGTTCCCTTTATCGTACATACGCCCCACGGTCACGTCTTTTTCGGACATTTTAATACCCTGCTTGCAAAACTGTTTTTTTTGCTGGAGAGATTAACAGCTACTGTCACGGACCGGATAATTGCGCTGACTGGAGGTGAGAAAGCCGATTACATCAGGCTGTTCGTTGCCCGTCCGGATAAAATTGTTACTATTCACAGTGGTGTAAATATCGAACAATTCATGAATGTGCCGGTGAACGTAGAAGCGAAAAAAAAGTCCTTGGGATTAAACCCCACCAGTCTGGTGGTCGGCACCGTCGGCTGGCTCCTTCCCATTAAGGGGCCGATGCATTTACTCAATGCCATGGGTGACGTCTGGCAAAGCCGTTTGGATGTGGAACTGGTTTATGTCGGCAAAGGCGATTTGGAAGAGGCCATCAAGCAACAGGCCCTGAAAATGGGTGTGTCCGAGAGAGTAAAAGTCTTGGGGTGGCGCGATGACATCCATGAAATCATGCCGGTTATTGACTTATTTGTCCTGCCATCACTGAACGAAGGCATGGGACGGGTACTGGTGGAAGCTATGGCGGCGGGAAAGCCGATTGTGGCCAGTAATGTGGGAGGTATTCCGGACTTGGTTCACCATGGGGAAAATGGATTTTTGGTTGAACCGGGCGATGAAACCGGTTTGGCTGTTGCCATTGAAGAATTGTTAGCCGATGAGAATATGCGGCATGAAATGGAGAAAAGGGGTCAAAGAGTGGCCCGGGACTTCAGCGAGGAAAAGATGATTAAAAAAATTGATTCGTTATATCAGGATCTGCTGGGTTACACTACTTAACCGCGAATTAACACGAATTAACACGAAATTTGTTATATGAAGGCCAGATTGTCAATTGCATTGCTAATTATTTTTAACTTCTTTTTGCAAGGCGGCCTGGCTGCGTCACAGGAATGGCTTCAAGTCCCGGGTGTCATCCATGTTCAAACGTCTTTTGATGGCGCAGGACTGTATTCCCTGGAGCAGTTGGTCGCCATGGCAAAAGAAAAAAAACTGGAAGTTTTGATACCGTCTGATCATGATCTGCAGGTTATGGAGTATGGCTTACCACCTTTCAGAAATATAATAAAGAAAAGG
This Candidatus Desulfatibia profunda DNA region includes the following protein-coding sequences:
- a CDS encoding glycosyltransferase family 4 protein, translated to HIITRLDMGGSAQNTLLTCLGLSDKYDLVLVYGLSSESRMTGAERRSVERKLAMAGKKGVKCIALPPLIRKIDPLKDFRTFVWLYRLIRREKPIIVHTHTSKAGLLGRWAACIAGVPFIVHTPHGHVFFGHFNTLLAKLFFLLERLTATVTDRIIALTGGEKADYIRLFVARPDKIVTIHSGVNIEQFMNVPVNVEAKKKSLGLNPTSLVVGTVGWLLPIKGPMHLLNAMGDVWQSRLDVELVYVGKGDLEEAIKQQALKMGVSERVKVLGWRDDIHEIMPVIDLFVLPSLNEGMGRVLVEAMAAGKPIVASNVGGIPDLVHHGENGFLVEPGDETGLAVAIEELLADENMRHEMEKRGQRVARDFSEEKMIKKIDSLYQDLLGYTT